One Sulfurimonas sp. DNA segment encodes these proteins:
- a CDS encoding cytochrome c, which translates to MKVLFSIILTFTFFGCQSSNSTSESKYGKNTPKDNIKAKQLFQKCQRCHGERGELHAIRKSDIIAFYKKEEIVEALKDYQKGKRNKHRFGHLMKGIVSDFSDHEIHILAEYISQFKKSKK; encoded by the coding sequence ATGAAAGTATTATTTTCTATAATATTAACCTTTACATTTTTTGGATGTCAAAGCAGTAACTCTACTTCAGAATCAAAATACGGAAAAAATACTCCAAAGGACAATATAAAAGCAAAACAACTGTTTCAAAAATGTCAAAGATGTCATGGTGAGAGAGGTGAACTTCATGCAATTAGAAAATCTGACATAATAGCCTTTTATAAAAAAGAAGAAATAGTTGAAGCATTAAAAGACTATCAAAAAGGGAAAAGAAATAAACATAGGTTTGGTCACTTAATGAAGGGGATAGTCTCAGATTTTTCTGATCATGAGATCCACATTCTTGCTGAATATATATCTCAATTCAAAAAATCTAAAAAATAA
- a CDS encoding GyrI-like domain-containing protein, with translation MNKNTLQKNKKIANAIMYYIYTHIDIDIDLDELSKDLEISKFHMHKVFKKIFGKNIYESIKSIRLQKASSLLLTNKFSSISEVANLCGYSSHSSFIKAFKGKFNVSPKEWRNGAYKSYSNSILKASNISTKTDIDFSNISATIVNMPYIESYYIRNNGYIKNVKETWQKLYTFILNNKVKKYKMAALLHDNPTVTSLDDCQYIACIITGEKEELFTKRLPKFKISDGVYAKFDIQGSSEDILRFIQWVYHDWLVDSEYETTTKPSFIIYNKNGYLEDNGLFDISYYLSIKF, from the coding sequence ATGAATAAAAATACTTTGCAAAAAAACAAAAAAATAGCCAATGCTATTATGTACTACATATACACGCATATAGACATTGATATAGATTTAGATGAGTTAAGTAAAGATCTGGAAATAAGTAAGTTCCATATGCACAAAGTTTTTAAAAAAATATTTGGAAAAAATATATATGAGAGCATTAAATCTATCAGACTTCAAAAAGCATCAAGCCTTCTTCTTACAAATAAATTCTCATCCATTTCTGAAGTTGCAAACCTATGCGGTTACAGTTCCCATTCATCATTTATAAAAGCTTTTAAAGGTAAGTTTAACGTCTCACCCAAAGAGTGGAGGAACGGTGCATATAAAAGTTATTCAAATTCGATATTAAAAGCTTCAAACATATCGACAAAAACAGATATTGATTTTTCAAACATATCAGCAACAATAGTAAATATGCCCTATATTGAAAGCTACTACATCAGAAACAACGGTTATATCAAAAATGTAAAAGAGACGTGGCAAAAGCTGTATACATTTATTTTAAATAATAAAGTAAAAAAATATAAAATGGCAGCTCTTTTACATGATAATCCTACGGTTACATCTTTGGATGATTGTCAATATATAGCATGTATTATTACCGGTGAAAAAGAAGAGTTGTTTACAAAAAGACTTCCAAAGTTTAAAATATCTGATGGTGTATATGCAAAATTTGACATTCAAGGAAGTAGTGAAGATATATTAAGGTTTATTCAGTGGGTATATCATGACTGGTTAGTTGACAGTGAATATGAAACAACTACCAAACCATCATTTATTATTTACAATAAAAACGGTTATTTGGAAGATAATGGCTTATTTGATATAAGCTACTATCTGTCTATTAAGTTTTAA
- a CDS encoding acetyl/propionyl/methylcrotonyl-CoA carboxylase subunit alpha, translated as MERISKVLVANRGEIALRIIRACKELEIKSVVVFSEADVNGVWVAKADECYPIVGNSVNAYLNYNKIIDIAKKAGCDAIHPGYGFLSESAEFAQACLENGLIFIGPKPAHIELFGDKMASKVAMKRVGVPVLEGTDTPIIDKEEGKKIAQEIGYPIIIKAAFGGGGRGMRIVHFADQFSDMFDSATNESLKYFGKGDVFIEKYVQNPRHIEIQVVADKYGNVVHLGERDCSIQRRHQKVIEITPSPLLNSEVREKLCEVSINAMKKLGYESVGTVEFLLDEKDNIYFIEMNTRVQVEHPVTEIVSGIDIIQRMIEIAAGDKLKYSQEQISFRGYAIEFRINSEDPQNNFFPTTGTVQKYLTPGGPGVRLDTSLYSGYELPTCYDSMVGKLIVWALDWEGAVAKARRALDEFHIEGFKTNIPLHREIVRDNDFKEGKFDTGYLDANMDSFNLQAQSLISQEEEKAKQLVQTIRELKENNLVSLQNNFTLY; from the coding sequence ATGGAAAGAATATCTAAAGTTTTGGTTGCAAATCGCGGTGAGATAGCTCTAAGAATAATAAGAGCATGTAAAGAGCTTGAGATAAAATCGGTAGTTGTTTTTTCTGAAGCAGATGTAAATGGTGTATGGGTTGCAAAAGCAGATGAATGTTATCCCATAGTCGGTAATAGTGTAAACGCTTATCTAAACTATAATAAAATAATAGATATAGCAAAAAAAGCAGGTTGTGATGCTATTCATCCTGGTTACGGATTTTTATCTGAAAGTGCAGAGTTTGCACAGGCTTGTTTAGAAAATGGTTTAATATTTATAGGACCAAAACCGGCACACATAGAACTCTTTGGTGATAAAATGGCTTCAAAGGTAGCTATGAAAAGAGTTGGAGTTCCTGTTCTTGAAGGTACTGATACGCCAATTATAGATAAAGAAGAGGGTAAAAAAATAGCTCAGGAAATAGGATATCCGATCATCATAAAAGCAGCATTTGGAGGCGGGGGACGCGGAATGAGAATAGTTCATTTTGCAGATCAGTTTTCAGATATGTTTGATTCGGCTACAAATGAATCATTAAAATATTTTGGTAAAGGTGATGTATTTATAGAAAAGTATGTTCAAAACCCTAGACATATAGAGATCCAGGTTGTAGCTGACAAATATGGAAACGTTGTACATTTAGGGGAAAGGGATTGTTCTATTCAAAGACGTCATCAAAAGGTAATTGAGATAACTCCATCTCCGCTTTTAAATAGTGAAGTTAGAGAAAAATTATGTGAAGTTTCTATAAATGCTATGAAAAAACTAGGTTATGAGAGTGTAGGAACAGTTGAGTTTTTACTTGATGAGAAAGATAATATATATTTTATAGAGATGAATACCAGAGTTCAAGTTGAACACCCTGTAACTGAGATAGTATCGGGTATAGATATTATTCAGCGTATGATAGAGATAGCCGCAGGTGACAAGTTAAAATATTCTCAAGAGCAGATAAGCTTTCGTGGATATGCAATTGAATTTAGAATAAACTCTGAAGATCCGCAAAATAACTTTTTCCCTACAACCGGTACTGTACAAAAATATCTAACTCCTGGTGGTCCAGGTGTTAGGCTAGATACTAGTTTGTATAGTGGTTATGAACTGCCGACTTGCTATGATTCTATGGTTGGAAAGCTTATTGTTTGGGCACTTGACTGGGAAGGTGCTGTTGCTAAAGCTAGACGTGCATTGGATGAATTTCATATAGAAGGATTTAAAACAAATATACCGCTTCATAGAGAGATTGTCAGAGACAATGATTTTAAAGAAGGTAAGTTTGATACAGGTTATTTAGATGCAAATATGGATAGTTTTAACTTGCAGGCACAATCATTGATTTCACAAGAGGAGGAAAAAGCAAAGCAGTTAGTTCAAACGATAAGAGAATTAAAAGAAAATAATCTCGTATCGCTCCAAAATAATTTCACACTTTACTAA
- the nifE gene encoding nitrogenase iron-molybdenum cofactor biosynthesis protein NifE, with product MVNRKLIRELLNESACSHNDKKKSSCDKPKPGATSGGCAFEGAQIALFPYADAVHLVHAPATCQGASWETRATPTSYKGENNTVTGYYTDVTTNDVIFGGDQKLEDSIEYVIKHKNPKAVFVYETCVTAMIGDDMDNVCKRMQEKHGLPIVVVHSPGFVGSKNLGSRLGGEAVLSQLIGTREPEEIHPFGINLIGEYNVTGDMWQYTPILEKIGIKVVSTLAGDGRIEDIQTAHTAKLNVIVCAKSLVTLTRKMQEKYNIPYISVSFYGKRDTTNAIRSIVNAFGDEELSKRADKIIAEEEAKLEERLIPYRKILDGKKAILNTGGNKSWSIASALQDIGIEVVATSVRKATLEDVEIAKQYVDILMKVPANEQGPLIDEHKVDILLAGGRSLYTAIKKKVAFVDVNQEKKVSYGAYGGLENLAKDVCAAVNNPVFKVVGEAAPWE from the coding sequence ATGGTAAATAGAAAATTAATTCGTGAACTGTTAAATGAATCGGCATGTTCACATAATGATAAAAAGAAAAGTTCATGTGATAAACCAAAACCTGGTGCTACTAGCGGTGGATGTGCTTTTGAAGGTGCTCAAATTGCACTTTTTCCATACGCTGATGCTGTGCATTTAGTTCATGCACCTGCTACTTGTCAGGGGGCTTCTTGGGAGACAAGAGCTACACCTACTAGTTATAAGGGTGAGAACAACACTGTGACTGGTTACTATACTGATGTAACTACAAACGATGTTATATTCGGTGGAGATCAAAAACTTGAAGATTCTATAGAGTATGTAATAAAACATAAAAATCCAAAAGCTGTATTTGTATATGAAACCTGTGTAACTGCAATGATCGGTGATGATATGGATAACGTATGTAAACGTATGCAAGAAAAACACGGTTTACCTATAGTAGTTGTACATTCACCTGGTTTTGTAGGTAGTAAAAACCTTGGAAGCCGTCTTGGCGGTGAAGCAGTTCTAAGTCAGTTGATAGGTACTCGTGAACCTGAAGAGATACACCCGTTTGGTATAAATCTGATTGGCGAGTACAACGTAACGGGTGATATGTGGCAGTACACTCCTATACTAGAGAAAATAGGGATTAAAGTAGTTTCAACTCTAGCTGGTGATGGTCGTATAGAAGATATACAAACTGCACATACTGCTAAACTGAATGTAATTGTTTGTGCAAAATCTTTAGTGACACTAACTCGCAAAATGCAGGAAAAGTACAACATACCTTACATTTCTGTATCTTTTTACGGAAAGCGTGATACTACAAATGCAATCCGCTCGATTGTAAATGCATTTGGTGATGAAGAGCTTTCAAAAAGAGCAGATAAAATTATTGCAGAGGAAGAAGCAAAACTAGAAGAGAGACTAATTCCATACAGAAAAATACTTGATGGTAAAAAAGCTATCTTAAATACGGGTGGAAATAAATCTTGGTCTATAGCATCTGCACTGCAAGATATTGGAATTGAAGTGGTAGCTACAAGTGTTCGTAAAGCTACACTTGAAGATGTTGAGATCGCAAAACAATATGTAGATATACTTATGAAAGTTCCCGCAAATGAGCAAGGTCCACTTATAGATGAACACAAAGTAGACATACTACTAGCAGGTGGTAGAAGTTTATATACAGCTATTAAGAAAAAAGTAGCCTTTGTTGATGTAAACCAAGAGAAAAAAGTAAGTTACGGAGCTTACGGTGGACTTGAAAACTTAGCAAAAGATGTATGTGCAGCCGTTAACAACCCTGTATTTAAAGTTGTAGGTGAAGCTGCACCTTGGGAGTAG
- a CDS encoding NifB/NifX family molybdenum-iron cluster-binding protein, translated as MLAIPLDEKNSTIISQLFGKAPYFGLYDGEDFKVIENAVKGDGPASADFLKEHGVTSTIFYHMGEGVYKSFVKNNMDVFTAEHTDLEVSQAHELKKSGQLIKLDESNYKELLDPGNGSSCQCGCEG; from the coding sequence ATGTTAGCAATACCATTAGATGAAAAAAACTCAACAATAATTTCTCAACTTTTCGGAAAAGCTCCATATTTTGGGCTTTATGACGGTGAAGATTTTAAAGTAATAGAAAACGCTGTAAAAGGTGACGGACCTGCAAGTGCAGATTTTCTAAAAGAACATGGTGTAACATCTACAATTTTCTACCATATGGGCGAGGGTGTATATAAATCTTTTGTAAAAAACAATATGGATGTATTTACAGCTGAACATACAGATTTGGAAGTTTCTCAGGCTCATGAGTTAAAAAAGAGCGGGCAACTTATAAAACTTGATGAGAGTAACTACAAAGAGTTACTTGATCCGGGTAATGGTAGTTCATGCCAATGTGGTTGTGAAGGTTAA
- the cowN gene encoding N(2)-fixation sustaining protein CowN: MAQEQERDRYITFNNIDCYENAALVLDAMNDLFKLEPESKNELWVRFMDKIPDNYREEFRKPTNDHDTLYLICANVFYIYDLFEDYDYDPGLLVLEQVELECC; this comes from the coding sequence ATGGCACAAGAACAAGAGAGAGACAGATATATAACTTTTAACAATATAGATTGTTATGAGAATGCAGCATTAGTTTTAGATGCTATGAATGATTTATTTAAATTAGAACCAGAATCAAAAAATGAACTTTGGGTAAGATTTATGGATAAAATACCTGATAACTACAGAGAAGAGTTTAGAAAACCGACAAATGATCACGATACACTTTATCTAATCTGTGCAAACGTATTTTATATATATGATCTGTTTGAAGATTATGATTATGATCCTGGTCTTTTAGTATTAGAACAAGTTGAGTTGGAGTGTTGTTAA
- a CDS encoding NifU family protein produces the protein MAKDLEYYLSLDYPIECFAGEHEVGDAYLAQFTDFDVKAASEDYDEAIELAHEYLEKHIKRQLELGKELPNPGEGVRFMEHREALKAYRERDYEKALNLWMEEVKHKNDQAMTNIGLMYLKGEGVEKDFIKAREWFEKASEYGNDSANYNLALMYQTKLGVEEDQDAAADYFRRAVMKNHQGANFRLGLMLLKDRTNEDGVKEGFECMLSAAKTGHPMALAQMGGVDKEPNTACKPNSMFRSYSIEKQVEVIEDAIDRYIRPILVKDGGDIKLLDYINDPEIEIRLAYQGNCAGCSMASTSTYGIIMDTLSQVIDENIRLYVI, from the coding sequence ATGGCAAAAGATCTAGAGTATTACCTATCACTTGATTACCCAATAGAGTGTTTCGCAGGTGAACATGAGGTAGGTGATGCTTATCTGGCACAGTTTACTGACTTTGATGTAAAAGCTGCTAGTGAAGATTATGATGAGGCTATAGAACTGGCACATGAATATTTAGAAAAACATATAAAAAGACAACTGGAACTTGGTAAAGAGTTACCAAATCCAGGAGAAGGAGTAAGGTTTATGGAACACCGTGAGGCATTAAAAGCGTATAGAGAAAGAGATTATGAAAAAGCTTTAAACCTTTGGATGGAAGAGGTTAAGCACAAAAATGATCAAGCAATGACAAATATAGGTCTTATGTATTTAAAAGGTGAGGGAGTTGAAAAAGACTTCATTAAAGCTAGAGAATGGTTTGAAAAAGCGAGTGAGTACGGTAACGATTCTGCTAACTACAATTTAGCATTAATGTATCAAACAAAACTTGGTGTTGAAGAAGATCAAGATGCGGCAGCAGACTACTTTAGACGTGCCGTTATGAAAAATCACCAAGGTGCAAACTTTAGACTTGGTCTTATGCTGCTTAAAGACAGAACAAATGAAGATGGAGTAAAAGAGGGGTTTGAATGTATGCTAAGTGCAGCAAAAACAGGTCACCCAATGGCTCTAGCACAAATGGGTGGTGTAGATAAAGAACCAAACACTGCTTGTAAACCAAATAGTATGTTTCGTTCTTACTCTATAGAGAAGCAAGTAGAAGTAATTGAGGATGCAATCGATAGATATATAAGACCTATCCTTGTTAAAGACGGCGGTGATATAAAACTGCTTGATTATATTAATGATCCTGAGATTGAGATTAGACTTGCTTATCAAGGTAATTGTGCAGGTTGTTCTATGGCTTCAACTAGCACATACGGAATTATTATGGATACTCTATCTCAAGTTATAGATGAAAACATTAGGTTATATGTAATATGA
- a CDS encoding NifB/NifX family molybdenum-iron cluster-binding protein, translating into MIKIAFASKDGINVNEHFGWCEKFYIYGVDQEHYELIKEVDSSQKHEAEVDKLEYKIESIDNSDIVYVTQIGPKAANMVKYAGTYPMKASNEDEKIEDVLKSMQKLMDNPPLWLKRILLK; encoded by the coding sequence ATGATTAAAATAGCTTTTGCATCTAAAGACGGTATAAATGTTAATGAACACTTTGGATGGTGTGAAAAGTTTTATATCTATGGTGTAGATCAAGAACATTATGAACTTATCAAAGAGGTTGACTCATCTCAAAAACATGAGGCTGAAGTTGACAAACTTGAATATAAAATAGAGTCAATTGATAACAGTGATATTGTTTATGTAACACAGATAGGTCCAAAAGCTGCAAATATGGTTAAGTATGCAGGTACATACCCTATGAAAGCTTCTAACGAAGATGAAAAAATAGAAGATGTTTTAAAATCTATGCAAAAACTTATGGATAATCCTCCACTCTGGTTAAAAAGGATCCTTTTAAAATGA
- a CDS encoding FprA family A-type flavoprotein, with translation MSGAIKVNKDIYYIGVSDPDIRTFDIIMKTANGTTYNSYLVKTEEGVIIFDTVKKEFQDQFFAKVESLCDYKDIKYIVMHHLEPDHSGALPELTKKAPNAKIFISPMAQPMLKSIAQSDNMEFETVWTNKELKLGSKTLKFLSTPNLHWPETMSSYLVEDKVLFSGDVFGSHYYDSRVFDDLVGDFDYAFKYYYEHIMRPFKSDVIKALSLYETLDIDTICNLHGPIIRNNPNKYIELYKKWSTKEDRHHGKKIISIFYVTSYKNTKDMAESIYNGIESNESLIANIYDLTALDEENMLSILEESTGILIGAPTINGDVPKPVWDLLSCMMLLEKKGKFGGCFGSYGWSGEAVEMMNSRLKALKFRVPLQPMKVKLIPTKEELFDCYNFGVEFGEIVNGKMVEMTL, from the coding sequence ATGAGTGGAGCAATCAAGGTAAATAAAGATATATACTATATTGGTGTAAGTGATCCTGATATCAGAACGTTTGATATCATTATGAAAACTGCCAATGGTACTACATATAATTCATACCTTGTAAAAACAGAAGAAGGTGTGATCATCTTCGATACTGTTAAAAAAGAGTTTCAGGATCAGTTTTTTGCTAAAGTTGAATCTTTGTGTGATTATAAAGATATAAAGTATATAGTGATGCACCATCTTGAACCTGATCATAGTGGGGCCTTACCTGAACTAACCAAAAAAGCTCCAAACGCAAAAATATTTATCTCACCAATGGCTCAACCGATGTTAAAGTCGATTGCTCAAAGTGATAATATGGAGTTTGAAACTGTTTGGACAAACAAAGAGCTTAAACTTGGGTCTAAAACATTAAAGTTTTTAAGTACTCCAAATCTTCACTGGCCTGAAACGATGAGTAGTTATTTAGTTGAAGATAAGGTTTTATTTAGCGGTGACGTATTTGGATCGCACTATTATGACAGCAGGGTTTTTGATGATCTTGTAGGTGATTTTGACTACGCTTTTAAATATTATTATGAACATATTATGAGACCTTTTAAAAGTGACGTTATAAAAGCACTTTCATTATATGAGACTCTTGATATAGACACTATATGTAATCTTCACGGACCTATTATAAGAAATAATCCGAACAAATATATAGAACTTTATAAAAAGTGGAGTACTAAAGAAGATAGACACCACGGTAAAAAAATTATCTCTATATTTTACGTAACAAGTTATAAAAATACTAAAGATATGGCAGAAAGTATATATAACGGCATAGAGTCAAATGAAAGTTTAATTGCAAATATATATGACTTGACTGCATTAGATGAAGAGAACATGTTGAGCATTTTAGAAGAGAGTACTGGAATTTTAATCGGAGCACCGACAATTAATGGCGATGTACCAAAACCTGTTTGGGATCTTCTGTCTTGTATGATGCTTTTAGAGAAAAAAGGTAAATTCGGAGGTTGTTTTGGAAGTTATGGTTGGAGCGGTGAGGCAGTTGAGATGATGAATAGTAGATTAAAGGCTTTAAAGTTCCGTGTACCATTACAGCCTATGAAAGTTAAACTTATACCTACAAAAGAGGAGCTATTTGATTGCTACAATTTTGGTGTAGAATTTGGCGAAATTGTAAATGGAAAAATGGTGGAGATGACATTATGA
- a CDS encoding nitrogen fixation protein NifQ yields MTKYEELEAKVTNLLQHFAIDDYSKNTVAPRVAKVSLEMNHLYQDLGFASRVEMGRYMQRHFPKLSRMKPKETLWKKYLYDLLLETAPACSECDDQETCFSCKI; encoded by the coding sequence ATGACAAAATATGAAGAATTAGAAGCTAAAGTTACAAATCTTTTACAACACTTTGCAATTGATGATTATAGTAAAAATACTGTAGCACCTCGTGTGGCTAAAGTTTCTTTAGAAATGAATCATCTGTACCAAGATTTAGGTTTTGCAAGTCGTGTGGAAATGGGAAGATATATGCAAAGACATTTCCCAAAACTAAGCAGAATGAAACCAAAAGAGACACTATGGAAAAAATATCTTTATGATCTACTTTTAGAGACTGCTCCGGCATGCTCAGAATGTGATGACCAAGAGACATGTTTTTCATGTAAGATATAA
- a CDS encoding NifS family cysteine desulfurase: MEVYLDNNATTKVDEKVFEEMKPFFCEIYGNPNSLHSFASKTHPKMVEALDYLYEGINADDDDDIVITANATEANNWVIKSTWVDHILDGDKKHIITSEVEHPAITAACNFLEKRGVDVTYLNVNEEGVLEAKDVLDAIREDTALVSIMWANNETGKLFPIKEIGAICKAKGVPFHTDATQAIGKVKVDVQDANVDMMSFSAHKFHGPKGVGGLYIRKGVKLSPYMHGGEQMDGRRAGTVDVASMVGMGKAMHLATNTMALAYEINHVGMLRDKLENAILKLPDTIVIGGKENRTPNTTLISIKGVEGESMLWDLNKNGIAASTGSACASEDLEANPVMNAFGSDSELAHTGIRFSLSRFNNEEQIDYAIEQITKAVERLRSISSSYAYTPKNHESEL; the protein is encoded by the coding sequence ATGGAAGTTTATTTAGACAATAATGCAACAACAAAAGTAGATGAAAAAGTTTTTGAAGAGATGAAACCTTTTTTTTGTGAGATTTATGGAAATCCAAACTCTCTTCACAGTTTTGCTTCTAAAACACACCCTAAAATGGTAGAGGCACTTGATTATTTATATGAGGGTATAAATGCCGATGATGATGATGACATCGTTATCACAGCAAATGCAACAGAGGCAAACAACTGGGTTATAAAAAGTACTTGGGTTGATCATATTCTTGATGGGGACAAGAAACATATAATTACAAGTGAGGTTGAACACCCGGCTATTACTGCAGCATGTAACTTCTTAGAAAAAAGAGGTGTAGATGTAACTTACCTTAACGTAAATGAAGAGGGTGTACTCGAAGCTAAAGATGTACTTGATGCAATAAGAGAAGATACTGCACTTGTTTCAATTATGTGGGCAAATAACGAAACAGGAAAACTTTTCCCAATAAAAGAGATCGGAGCTATATGTAAAGCTAAAGGTGTACCTTTTCATACAGATGCTACTCAGGCTATAGGAAAAGTAAAAGTTGATGTTCAAGATGCGAACGTTGATATGATGAGTTTCTCGGCTCACAAATTTCACGGACCAAAAGGTGTAGGCGGGCTATACATAAGAAAAGGTGTAAAACTAAGTCCATATATGCACGGTGGTGAGCAGATGGATGGTAGACGTGCCGGAACTGTAGATGTTGCATCTATGGTTGGTATGGGTAAAGCTATGCACCTAGCTACAAACACTATGGCTCTAGCTTATGAGATCAACCATGTTGGAATGCTTAGAGATAAACTTGAAAATGCAATTTTGAAGCTTCCTGACACAATTGTAATCGGTGGTAAAGAAAACCGTACGCCAAATACTACTCTAATATCTATAAAAGGTGTAGAAGGTGAGTCTATGCTTTGGGATCTTAACAAAAACGGAATCGCAGCTTCAACGGGTTCTGCTTGTGCAAGTGAAGATCTAGAAGCAAATCCGGTTATGAATGCATTTGGTAGTGACAGTGAACTGGCTCATACTGGTATCAGATTCTCACTTAGCCGTTTTAACAATGAAGAGCAGATAGATTATGCAATAGAGCAGATCACAAAAGCAGTTGAGCGTTTACGTAGCATATCAAGCTCGTATGCATACACTCCAAAAAATCATGAGAGTGAATTATAA
- a CDS encoding iron-sulfur cluster assembly scaffold protein gives MAKGSLVSGSIWDEYSNIVVDRMNNPQHQGHITEEEAEAMNAKLIVADFGAESCGDAVRLYWAVEKDTDKIIGSKFKSFGCGTAIASSDIMTELCMGKTVDEAVKITNIDVEKAMRDTPDVPAVPPQKMHCSVMAYDVIKKAAATYKGVDMDSFEEEHIICECARVTQDNLIDVIKINDLKTIEEIIDFTKAGGFCKSCIEPGGHEAKDVYLVDILKQTREEMERERLQEAANTAPDAKPEFNNMSLVQKIRAVDAVIEEYVRPMLIMDGGDMEVIDIKENGEHHDIYIKYLGACSTCSTGSTGTLYAIESTLKQNLDDNIRVMPI, from the coding sequence ATGGCAAAAGGTAGTTTAGTAAGCGGATCAATTTGGGATGAGTATAGTAATATAGTTGTAGATAGAATGAATAACCCACAACATCAAGGGCATATTACAGAGGAAGAAGCTGAAGCGATGAATGCAAAGCTTATCGTAGCTGACTTTGGAGCTGAGAGTTGTGGTGATGCAGTAAGACTTTACTGGGCGGTTGAAAAAGATACTGATAAGATTATTGGAAGTAAATTTAAAAGTTTCGGTTGTGGTACTGCGATCGCTAGTAGTGATATTATGACTGAGCTTTGTATGGGTAAAACTGTAGATGAAGCTGTTAAGATCACAAATATCGATGTTGAAAAAGCTATGCGTGATACTCCAGACGTTCCTGCTGTTCCACCTCAAAAAATGCACTGTTCTGTTATGGCATATGACGTTATCAAAAAAGCGGCTGCAACTTACAAAGGTGTAGATATGGACAGCTTTGAAGAGGAACACATCATTTGTGAATGTGCTCGTGTAACTCAGGATAACCTGATTGATGTTATAAAAATCAATGATCTAAAAACTATAGAAGAGATTATAGACTTTACAAAAGCTGGTGGTTTTTGTAAATCTTGTATTGAACCGGGTGGACACGAAGCAAAAGACGTATATTTAGTAGATATATTAAAACAAACTCGTGAAGAGATGGAGCGTGAACGTCTTCAAGAAGCTGCAAATACAGCGCCGGATGCAAAACCAGAGTTTAATAACATGAGCCTAGTTCAAAAAATTCGTGCTGTTGATGCAGTTATTGAAGAGTATGTACGTCCTATGCTTATCATGGATGGTGGAGATATGGAAGTTATAGATATCAAAGAAAATGGTGAACACCATGATATCTATATAAAATACCTTGGAGCATGTTCAACTTGTTCAACAGGTAGTACAGGTACACTTTATGCGATCGAGAGTACGCTAAAACAAAACCTTGATGACAACATAAGGGTAATGCCTATATAA
- a CDS encoding YwbE family protein, with the protein MDGKKRTDIKSGSNVSIVLKQDQRSGKLTDGIVKDILTNSATHPHGIKVRLTNGHVGRVKVIH; encoded by the coding sequence ATGGATGGGAAAAAAAGAACAGATATAAAATCAGGTTCCAACGTCAGTATCGTTTTAAAGCAAGACCAAAGAAGCGGTAAATTGACAGACGGAATCGTAAAAGATATCCTTACAAATTCTGCAACACATCCACACGGCATAAAAGTAAGATTAACCAATGGGCATGTTGGAAGAGTCAAAGTAATTCATTAA